One window from the genome of Dyadobacter sp. CECT 9275 encodes:
- a CDS encoding alpha/beta hydrolase yields MKNIAIATMSLLASMSEVQVANAQATTAKNPFTLVYDGAISENIAGKVNIHPVKYKLNGIDIAANVYTPTNYDPAKKYPALVIAHPNGGIKEQTAGLYAQRLAGAGYITIAADAAYQGASGGKPRHTDRPAFRTEDIRGMADFITRYKGVDVNRVGALGICGGGGYTLKAAQSDKRLKAVATLSMFNSGEVRRNGFQNSGLATISQRLKQASDARAQQAADGKIIYAGVASITDEEIAKVSTDLYREGYIYYYRTHAHPNSTFLYPMSNLLDLMTWDATENMDLIDQPLLMMAGSKADTKYMTDEAFPKATNSKSKELFVIDGATHIQTYWKPEYVDQAVDKLAEFYTKFL; encoded by the coding sequence CAAACGCTCAGGCTACAACAGCTAAAAACCCGTTTACGCTGGTTTATGATGGTGCTATTTCAGAAAACATAGCAGGCAAAGTCAACATCCACCCCGTAAAATATAAGTTGAATGGGATTGATATTGCCGCCAACGTATATACTCCAACGAATTATGACCCTGCAAAAAAATATCCAGCATTAGTCATTGCCCATCCCAATGGCGGTATTAAAGAACAGACAGCCGGGCTGTATGCGCAGCGGCTGGCAGGGGCAGGATACATCACCATTGCTGCGGATGCAGCCTACCAGGGAGCTAGTGGCGGCAAGCCCCGTCACACCGATAGACCTGCCTTTCGGACCGAAGACATTCGTGGGATGGCCGACTTTATCACCCGCTACAAGGGAGTGGATGTGAACCGTGTTGGCGCTTTGGGGATTTGTGGCGGTGGTGGATATACGTTAAAAGCTGCCCAATCTGACAAAAGACTAAAAGCGGTTGCAACCCTGAGCATGTTTAACTCGGGCGAAGTCCGGCGCAACGGCTTTCAGAATTCAGGCCTGGCAACCATTTCACAGCGTTTAAAACAGGCTTCCGATGCCCGCGCGCAGCAGGCCGCAGATGGCAAAATTATTTACGCCGGAGTGGCCAGTATCACTGATGAAGAAATTGCCAAGGTTTCCACAGATCTGTATCGCGAAGGGTACATTTACTATTATAGAACGCATGCACATCCCAACTCCACTTTTCTGTACCCTATGAGCAACTTACTGGATTTGATGACCTGGGACGCTACCGAGAACATGGATTTAATTGATCAGCCCTTACTCATGATGGCTGGAAGCAAAGCGGACACAAAATACATGACCGATGAAGCATTCCCCAAAGCTACTAATTCAAAAAGCAAGGAGCTGTTTGTTATCGATGGGGCAACACACATCCAGACCTATTGGAAGCCAGAGTATGTAGATCAGGCTGTTGACAAGCTCGCTGAGTTCTATACAAAGTTTCTGTAA
- a CDS encoding (2Fe-2S)-binding protein codes for MAKITLNINKKDYPLEADPQMPLLWAIRDLAGLKGTKYGCGVAQCGACVVHLDGEAVRSCVTKVSRAAGKKVVTIEGLSETNSHPVQKAWQEFDVPQCGYCHSGQIMSAAVLLREKPNPTDQDIDDAMSGNICRCGTYLRIREAIHTAAELQKKTGTKG; via the coding sequence ATGGCCAAAATCACATTGAATATCAACAAGAAGGATTACCCTTTGGAAGCTGATCCACAAATGCCGCTCTTGTGGGCGATCCGCGATCTGGCTGGTCTAAAAGGTACTAAATATGGTTGTGGGGTCGCGCAGTGCGGGGCTTGTGTGGTGCATTTAGATGGCGAAGCAGTACGCTCTTGTGTGACCAAGGTGAGCCGTGCGGCTGGGAAAAAAGTGGTGACGATCGAGGGGTTGTCTGAAACAAATTCACACCCTGTCCAGAAAGCCTGGCAGGAATTTGACGTGCCGCAATGCGGTTATTGTCATTCAGGGCAGATTATGTCGGCTGCGGTGCTGCTGCGCGAAAAGCCCAATCCAACTGACCAGGATATTGATGATGCGATGTCGGGCAATATTTGCCGCTGTGGCACCTACCTGCGGATTCGCGAGGCGATCCACACGGCTGCCGAGTTGCAGAAAAAAACAGGTACGAAGGGTTAA
- a CDS encoding LysR family transcriptional regulator: MNYTLNQLRIFSAVVKTESITKASEELHLSQPAVSIQLKNFQSQFDVPLTEVVGRKIYITDFGHEIAVAAENILNQVYAINYKTLAYKGQLIGRLKISVVSTGKYVMPFFLSDFLQQHPGIELLMDVTNKNKVIESLENNDVDFALVSILPSAINIECLDLLPNRLFLVGKANQQCKHSNDVNEVFKDLPLIFREKGSGTRQVMEVFIAEHKISALKKMELTSNEAVKQAILAGLGYSIMPLIGIRNELLNNELRIVMVKGLPINTMWSLIWLKGKKHSNASSSFLEQVNRHKSTIIQNNFKWCETF, encoded by the coding sequence ATGAATTATACATTGAATCAGCTACGGATATTTTCAGCGGTTGTTAAAACTGAAAGTATTACGAAAGCTTCCGAGGAATTGCACTTATCCCAGCCCGCTGTTTCTATCCAGCTAAAAAATTTTCAATCACAATTTGACGTCCCCTTAACCGAAGTTGTTGGAAGGAAGATCTACATTACGGACTTCGGTCATGAGATTGCCGTGGCAGCAGAAAATATCCTGAACCAGGTATATGCAATCAATTATAAGACTTTGGCTTACAAAGGACAATTGATTGGTAGACTGAAGATCTCAGTAGTTTCTACCGGCAAATATGTCATGCCATTTTTTCTATCCGATTTTTTGCAGCAGCACCCAGGTATTGAGCTGCTGATGGATGTTACCAATAAAAACAAGGTAATAGAAAGCCTTGAAAACAATGATGTTGACTTTGCCCTTGTCTCCATCCTGCCATCGGCAATCAATATTGAATGCCTGGATCTTTTGCCCAATAGACTGTTTCTGGTTGGAAAAGCCAATCAGCAGTGTAAGCATTCAAATGATGTGAACGAGGTGTTCAAAGATCTTCCTCTCATCTTTAGGGAAAAAGGCTCTGGAACGCGTCAGGTCATGGAGGTCTTCATTGCCGAACATAAAATTTCTGCATTAAAAAAAATGGAACTTACTTCTAATGAGGCTGTTAAACAGGCAATCTTGGCTGGATTAGGATATTCAATTATGCCCTTGATAGGAATTAGAAACGAACTGCTTAATAACGAATTAAGAATAGTAATGGTTAAAGGGCTGCCCATAAACACGATGTGGAGCTTGATCTGGTTGAAGGGTAAGAAACATTCCAATGCATCTTCCTCATTTTTAGAGCAAGTTAACCGGCATAAATCCACCATTATCCAAAATAATTTCAAATGGTGCGAGACATTTTAG
- a CDS encoding aldo/keto reductase codes for MEKRQLGKSGLEVSALGLGCMGLSFGYGPATDKNDGIALIRAAFERGVTFFDTAEAYGPFTNEELLGEALEPFRDQVVIATKFGFEGGDSKGGLNSKPESIRAFVEASLKRLRTDRIDLLYQHRVDPQVPIEDVAGAVKELIQAGKVKHFGLSEAGAQTIRRAHAVQPVAALQSEYSLWFREPENEILPTLEELGIGFVPFSPLGKGFLTGKIDENTTFDKNDFRNIVPRFTTEARKANQVMVDLLNRIAQQKGGTGLPATGMPATAAQIALAWLLAQKPWIVPIPGTTKLHRLEENLGGAAVQLSEQDRAEIESAASEIKIEGARYPEALQNRVGK; via the coding sequence ATGGAAAAAAGACAATTAGGAAAAAGCGGGCTTGAAGTGTCGGCACTTGGCCTGGGTTGTATGGGACTAAGCTTCGGCTACGGCCCGGCAACAGATAAAAATGATGGTATTGCACTGATCAGGGCTGCATTCGAGCGTGGTGTAACTTTTTTTGACACTGCCGAAGCTTACGGGCCATTTACAAATGAAGAGCTGCTGGGCGAAGCACTTGAACCTTTTCGGGATCAAGTAGTGATTGCGACAAAATTTGGCTTTGAAGGTGGCGACTCGAAAGGCGGGCTTAACAGCAAGCCTGAAAGTATACGGGCATTTGTTGAAGCGTCACTCAAACGCCTTAGAACAGACCGCATCGATTTGCTATATCAACACCGGGTCGATCCACAGGTGCCAATTGAAGATGTGGCCGGAGCAGTAAAAGAGTTGATCCAGGCTGGAAAAGTCAAACATTTCGGACTTTCAGAAGCAGGCGCGCAGACGATTCGCCGGGCGCATGCGGTTCAGCCAGTTGCCGCGCTTCAAAGTGAATATTCACTCTGGTTTCGAGAGCCTGAGAATGAGATCTTGCCGACGCTGGAAGAGCTCGGGATCGGCTTTGTGCCATTCAGCCCGCTAGGCAAAGGGTTTTTGACCGGCAAGATCGACGAGAACACAACCTTTGACAAAAACGATTTCAGAAATATCGTACCCCGGTTCACCACAGAAGCACGTAAAGCAAACCAGGTAATGGTGGATTTGCTTAATCGTATTGCGCAGCAAAAAGGTGGAACAGGATTGCCTGCCACAGGAATGCCTGCCACCGCCGCGCAAATTGCATTGGCCTGGTTGCTCGCGCAAAAGCCCTGGATTGTGCCTATTCCGGGGACAACAAAGCTGCATAGATTGGAAGAGAACTTGGGCGGGGCAGCTGTTCAACTTAGCGAGCAGGACCGGGCTGAAATTGAAAGTGCAGCTTCGGAAATTAAAATTGAAGGGGCGCGTTATCCCGAAGCGTTGCAGAACCGGGTTGGAAAATAG